The genome window GGCGTGGCAATGACATTAGCAACGAACTTCGGGGACACCACACTAGCCTTCGGAGTACACGTGCCGGAGCAGCGTGTCGGGAGTGGGCAGGGGGCTGGCCTCGGCGAAGGCCTGGGCCTCGTCCACCTCGCGGGCGACCCTCTCCTTGACCTCCGCCTCCCGCTGTGCCGTCATCAGCCCTTTCTGGGAGAGGAAGGCGCGGAAGCACTCGACGGGGTCGCGGCGCCGCCATTCCGCCACCTCCTCGCGGCTGCGGTACGAGCGGTCGTCGTCGTCGCTGGAGTGCGGCAGGAAGCGGTAAGTCTTGGCCTCCACCAGGGTAGGGCCGCCGCCGCCGCGGGCGCGCTCCATCGCCTCCTTGACTGTGGCGAACACGGCTAGCACGTCCATGCCGTCCACCACCACGCCGGGGAAGCCGTAGCCCGCGGCCCTGTCCGCCACGTCTTTGATGGCCATCTGCTTGCGCTGAGGAGTGGAGATGGCGTAGCCGTTGTTCTCGCAGACGAAGACCACGGGCAACTTGTGGACTCCGGCGAAGTTAAGGCCTTCGTGAAAGTCTCCCTCGCTGGTGGCGCCGTCGCCGAAGAAGGTGATGGCGGCGGCCTTCTCACGGCGCAGCCTGGACGCGTAGGCGATGCCGACGGCATGGATGATGTGAGTGGCGACGGGGCTGGAGCCGCTGATGATTTTCAGGTCGCGGGAGCTCCAGTGCATGGGCATCTGCCGCCCGCCGGAGCAGGGGTCCGCCGCGCGCGCGAACAGGCCGAGCATGATGTCGCGCGGGGTCATGCCCAGTGCGAGGACCAGGGCGGTGTCCCGGTAGTACGGGACCACGAAGTCCGCGCCCTTGTTGACGGCCAGAGCGCTGCCGACCTGGGCGGCTTCATGCCCCTGGCAGGAGACCAGGAATGCGACCTTGCCCTGGCGGTGCAGGATGACCATGCGCTCGTCCAGGGCGCGGGCCAGGGACATGTGGTAGTAGATGTCCGTGAGGGCATTGGGCGATAAATCCAAGGCTGTGTAATCAGCGGGGCTGGCGCCGGTGGGAGCGTGGCTCGTCTGCCGCATACGCGCTGGCCTCCTTCAGTCCGCTGGTGCGCCCTCCCGTGGAAGGGCTGCGCCGCACTTCCCTTATGGAGCGCTGGTCGCTGTGGCTTCCGGACGCCAATCCGTGGGTGTCCCTTAACCCATTCTACAGCGCAGGCGAGGCTTTCTTCAAGGTGGGATGAGTACGGAGGCTGGCGCACTCTACCCACGGGGGATCCCGGGCTTCCGTGGGCAAACGTTGGGCGGAAGTCGTTCAAAACACGAAGAGAAGAGACTTGACGGACGCCTTTTTGTTGGCTACAATGGCCCACAACTTGATAGGGCTAGGTGGTTGTGCTACACTTGGAGCGCCAAAAAATCCCACGTGCCCATCCTGGCCCGCTAGCTCAATTGGTAGAGCATCTGACTCTTAATCAGAGGGTTGCGGGTTCGAGTCCCGCGCGGGTCACTTTCTTTTTGCGAGTACCCGCGGCTCGTCTGAACACGGGGAAGTGTCGGAACTGGTAGACGAGCATGACTTAGGATCATGTGCCGCAAGGCGTAGGAGTTCGAGTCTCCTCTTCCCCACGTGCGGGCAGTTGCGGCGCACGCCTGGTAAGACAAGCCAAGGGCGACAAGCAGGCACACCTAAACTCTGGATCAGAACTGATAAAGACGCGGGGGACACCCCGGGGCAGCGCCCGAATGAAGGAGGCTCTGTGGCTAATCTCCTTTCGGTGAAGGACCTACGGACACACTTTTTCACTCAGGACGGCGTGGTCAAGGCCGTCGATGGGGTGTCCTTTGACGTGCAGGAGGGCGAGACTCTGGGCCTTGTAGGAGAGAGCGGCTCCGGCAAGTCGGTTACGGCCCTGACCATTCTGCGCCTCATCCCGCAGCCGCCGGGCAAGATCGTTGGCGGAGAGATCCAGTTCCAGGGGGTGGACCTCCTCAAGGTGGACGAGGAGACCATCCGGAAGATCCGGGGCGCCAAGATTGCCATGATCTTCCAGGAGCCCATGACCTCGCTGAACCCCGTCCTCACTATCGGGCGGCAGGTTACCGAGGCGCTGGAGCTTCATCTCAAAATGAACGGGCGGGAGTCGCGGAAGCGCGCCGCCGAGTTGCTCCAGATGGTGGGCATCCCCGACCCGCTCCGTCGCCTTGATGACTATCCGCACCAGTTCAGCGGCGGCATGCGCCAGCGTGTCATGATCGCCATGGGACTCTCGTGCAACCCCAAGCTCCTTCTCGCCGACGAGCCGACCACGGCCCTGGACGTGACCATTCAGGCCCAGGTGCTGGAGTTGGTGAAAAAGCTCTCCGATGAGCTGGGCACCTCTGTCATCCTCATCACGCATAACCTGGGTGTGGTGGCGCGGTACGCCGACAGGGTGAACGTGATGTACGCGGGCAAGCTGATAGAAACGGCCTCGGCCAAGGACCTGTACGGAGACCCGCGTCATCCGTACACTCTGGGGCTGCTGGCGTCGGTCCCGCGTCTGGATGAGCCGCGCAAGGTCAAGCTGGTGCCGATTGAAGGCTCACCCCCTGACCTGACCCATCTGCCCAAGGGGTGTCCGTTCCGTCC of Dehalococcoidia bacterium contains these proteins:
- a CDS encoding thiamine pyrophosphate-dependent dehydrogenase E1 component subunit alpha, translated to MRQTSHAPTGASPADYTALDLSPNALTDIYYHMSLARALDERMVILHRQGKVAFLVSCQGHEAAQVGSALAVNKGADFVVPYYRDTALVLALGMTPRDIMLGLFARAADPCSGGRQMPMHWSSRDLKIISGSSPVATHIIHAVGIAYASRLRREKAAAITFFGDGATSEGDFHEGLNFAGVHKLPVVFVCENNGYAISTPQRKQMAIKDVADRAAGYGFPGVVVDGMDVLAVFATVKEAMERARGGGGPTLVEAKTYRFLPHSSDDDDRSYRSREEVAEWRRRDPVECFRAFLSQKGLMTAQREAEVKERVAREVDEAQAFAEASPLPTPDTLLRHVYSEG
- a CDS encoding ABC transporter ATP-binding protein — its product is MANLLSVKDLRTHFFTQDGVVKAVDGVSFDVQEGETLGLVGESGSGKSVTALTILRLIPQPPGKIVGGEIQFQGVDLLKVDEETIRKIRGAKIAMIFQEPMTSLNPVLTIGRQVTEALELHLKMNGRESRKRAAELLQMVGIPDPLRRLDDYPHQFSGGMRQRVMIAMGLSCNPKLLLADEPTTALDVTIQAQVLELVKKLSDELGTSVILITHNLGVVARYADRVNVMYAGKLIETASAKDLYGDPRHPYTLGLLASVPRLDEPRKVKLVPIEGSPPDLTHLPKGCPFRPRCRFAVDRCAEEHPPLMPMGERHLAACWVDVRTRKPLPV